From Synoicihabitans lomoniglobus, the proteins below share one genomic window:
- a CDS encoding winged helix-turn-helix domain-containing protein, translating into MVHRFANLEIDVAARELRAGGRVLDVQPRVFDLLVYLARHHERVVPKDELLDAVWPGVIVADGSLQRAVSIARSALAQAGLKNAIRTFSRTGYRLCAEATAQPDDVPPTTAPPSSARKLLAHARKIMADRNPSRETLETATQLIDQAKALDSTDADAWALGSQADCWHIFYTFDVSESRREQARRGALRALALDPRSGEARLAQAGVLINVVAQPAARAEAETMLRELIAENPPESRALELLANVLRDDGRDDEAAPFFMRAQAFNAAGWAFTTASRFDEAIDVADRIVAADPSTANLNLKAIIETWGHENLDAARVTMGRLPASALLDDYSASVAAFIHLYRGEPERVLETLHAIPRDWLATRHYAGPKGWFTGHAHHLAGRTFAAQAEWRSGLASVEQRLASQGNALPLLRWQGLMLALIGEKQEAGRLFDLTQELAGRGPIVFDQYQAEAALLIGRQDTIEAWLKETLTPSGAQPWFMHAVIRFDPAFAPLRSIPLCASLLRDTLPAGATPLA; encoded by the coding sequence ATGGTCCACCGTTTTGCCAACTTAGAAATTGATGTCGCCGCTCGCGAACTTCGAGCGGGCGGACGCGTGCTCGACGTGCAACCGCGGGTGTTCGATCTGCTCGTTTATCTCGCGAGGCACCATGAGCGAGTGGTGCCCAAGGACGAACTTCTCGACGCCGTGTGGCCGGGGGTGATCGTGGCCGATGGATCACTGCAACGTGCAGTCAGTATCGCGCGCAGCGCGCTCGCCCAGGCAGGGTTGAAAAACGCCATTCGCACCTTTTCCCGCACCGGCTATCGCCTGTGTGCCGAAGCCACGGCACAGCCCGATGACGTGCCGCCGACGACGGCGCCCCCTTCCTCCGCTCGAAAACTACTCGCCCATGCGCGGAAAATCATGGCGGATCGGAATCCATCCCGGGAGACCCTGGAGACAGCCACGCAATTGATCGACCAAGCCAAGGCACTCGACTCGACGGACGCCGATGCGTGGGCGTTGGGATCGCAAGCGGATTGTTGGCACATCTTCTACACCTTCGATGTTTCGGAATCGCGGCGGGAACAGGCTCGTCGTGGCGCCTTGCGCGCCCTCGCGCTCGATCCGCGTTCCGGCGAAGCGCGTCTCGCTCAAGCGGGGGTGCTGATCAACGTCGTGGCGCAACCCGCCGCCCGTGCCGAAGCCGAGACGATGCTACGTGAACTGATTGCAGAAAATCCCCCCGAATCCCGAGCTCTGGAACTACTCGCCAACGTATTACGCGACGACGGCCGCGACGACGAAGCCGCCCCGTTTTTCATGCGAGCCCAAGCGTTCAATGCCGCGGGTTGGGCTTTCACGACGGCGAGCCGGTTCGACGAAGCCATTGACGTTGCTGACCGGATCGTGGCCGCAGACCCATCGACCGCTAATTTAAACCTCAAAGCCATCATCGAAACCTGGGGCCACGAAAACCTCGATGCGGCACGCGTGACGATGGGGCGACTTCCGGCCTCGGCGCTCCTCGATGACTATTCGGCGTCGGTGGCCGCATTCATCCATCTTTACCGCGGCGAACCGGAACGAGTATTGGAGACGCTCCATGCGATTCCGCGCGATTGGCTCGCAACTCGTCACTACGCCGGGCCCAAAGGCTGGTTCACGGGTCACGCTCATCACTTGGCTGGTCGCACCTTCGCCGCTCAAGCGGAATGGCGCAGTGGCCTCGCCAGTGTTGAACAACGGCTCGCAAGTCAGGGTAACGCGCTTCCCCTCCTTCGTTGGCAGGGTTTGATGCTCGCGTTGATCGGTGAGAAGCAGGAAGCGGGACGCCTGTTCGATTTGACTCAGGAACTGGCAGGACGCGGGCCCATTGTTTTCGATCAATACCAGGCCGAGGCCGCCCTGCTGATCGGCCGACAGGACACCATAGAAGCATGGCTCAAAGAAACGCTCACGCCCTCGGGCGCGCAGCCCTGGTTCATGCATGCAGTCATACGCTTCGACCCCGCATTCGCGCCGCTCCGCAGTATCCCGCTTTGCGCGTCACTTCTGCGCGACACCTTGCCGGCCGGGGCGACGCCACTCGCCTAA
- a CDS encoding cupin domain-containing protein, translated as MKAISLTEKFQLINEHWRPKVVAELNGQAVKLVKFEGTFPWHHHDREDELFLVWRGAMTVEFRDRVVALKAGEMCVVPKGIEHRTKAESEAEVLIFEPAATRNTGNVEDEIFTAPDDVKL; from the coding sequence ATGAAGGCCATTTCCCTGACGGAAAAATTTCAGCTGATCAACGAGCACTGGCGTCCCAAAGTCGTGGCCGAGCTCAATGGTCAGGCCGTGAAGTTGGTCAAGTTCGAGGGCACGTTTCCATGGCATCATCATGATCGGGAGGATGAACTTTTTCTGGTATGGCGCGGCGCAATGACCGTGGAGTTTCGAGATCGAGTCGTCGCGCTGAAGGCGGGGGAAATGTGCGTGGTGCCCAAAGGAATCGAGCACCGCACCAAGGCCGAGTCCGAGGCCGAAGTTCTCATCTTCGAACCCGCCGCCACGCGCAACACGGGCAATGTGGAGGACGAGATATTCACCGCGCCCGACGACGTGAAACTCTGA
- a CDS encoding RDD family protein: MTVSSSTQATAVQRVLAATINLLIVIGLGFAAELIVYNAPDSPTRTFLAAKAAFGLVVLFWLGCAQMRTSPGLALMKLRVVPTDAPRGRMALMTAIVRPMPFLLFGLVMAFPVGLIPRSLASVQFLLVLGFALFLAANASPIWSGPERRSLMDKWLNTTVVRK, translated from the coding sequence ATGACCGTCTCCTCCTCGACTCAAGCCACCGCCGTGCAGCGGGTGTTGGCCGCCACCATTAATCTACTGATCGTTATCGGGCTCGGGTTTGCCGCCGAACTGATTGTCTACAACGCCCCGGACAGCCCCACCCGCACGTTCCTCGCCGCCAAGGCGGCGTTTGGGCTGGTGGTCCTGTTCTGGCTGGGCTGCGCGCAGATGCGCACCAGCCCGGGACTCGCACTCATGAAACTGCGCGTGGTCCCGACCGATGCTCCGCGCGGACGCATGGCACTCATGACCGCCATTGTGCGGCCGATGCCGTTTTTACTTTTCGGCCTGGTGATGGCGTTTCCGGTCGGGCTGATTCCGCGCTCGCTCGCGTCCGTGCAATTTTTGCTCGTGCTCGGTTTCGCCCTGTTTCTCGCCGCCAACGCGTCGCCAATTTGGTCCGGCCCGGAACGACGCAGCCTCATGGACAAATGGCTCAACACCACCGTGGTGCGCAAATAA
- the mddA gene encoding methanethiol S-methyltransferase has protein sequence MKTNSSSLLLRLTVALYSLVSYAFCLGSLAYAAGFIGNFVVPKSIDSTPTDSLGFALIINALLLSVFAVQHSVMARPFFKRWLTRFVPEPAERSTYVLMSSLALILLFWQWRPMGGVIWDIQNSVATGVLHGGFAFGWVLVVGATFLINHFDLFGLRQAWFFLRDRSYVPLQFMTPGPYRFVRHPMYVGLLFAFWCTPTMTVAHLFFALMTTAYILVGIQLEERGLVDALGQDYAEYRKRTPMLIPGGTNRSNKVRRDAGQVA, from the coding sequence ATGAAAACCAACTCATCCTCTCTGCTACTTCGTTTGACGGTGGCACTCTACAGCCTCGTCTCCTATGCGTTTTGTCTCGGTTCACTCGCCTACGCCGCGGGCTTCATCGGCAACTTTGTCGTGCCGAAGTCCATCGACTCCACCCCGACGGATTCTCTCGGCTTTGCTCTGATCATCAACGCCCTGCTGCTTAGCGTGTTTGCCGTGCAACACAGCGTGATGGCGCGACCCTTCTTCAAGCGCTGGCTCACGCGTTTCGTGCCCGAGCCCGCCGAGCGCAGCACCTACGTGTTGATGTCGTCGCTCGCGCTTATTCTGCTCTTTTGGCAGTGGCGGCCGATGGGCGGCGTGATTTGGGATATTCAGAATTCGGTCGCGACCGGCGTGCTGCACGGTGGGTTTGCGTTCGGTTGGGTGCTGGTGGTAGGCGCAACGTTTCTGATCAATCACTTCGATTTGTTCGGCTTGCGTCAGGCGTGGTTTTTCCTGCGCGATCGTTCCTATGTGCCCCTGCAGTTCATGACGCCGGGGCCTTACCGGTTTGTGCGGCACCCGATGTATGTGGGCCTGTTGTTCGCGTTTTGGTGCACGCCGACGATGACCGTGGCCCATCTCTTCTTCGCGCTGATGACCACGGCCTACATCCTCGTGGGGATCCAGCTGGAGGAGCGCGGTCTCGTGGACGCCCTCGGGCAAGATTACGCCGAGTATCGCAAACGCACGCCGATGTTGATTCCCGGCGGCACCAACCGCTCGAACAAGGTGCGACGTGATGCCGGCCAAGTGGCCTGA
- a CDS encoding DUF5989 family protein — protein MSKPDPSFEEASQQPQKGVIAEFWDFVIHNKKWWLTPIIIVLLLVSALVVLGGSGAAPFIYSLF, from the coding sequence ATGTCCAAGCCTGATCCCTCTTTCGAAGAAGCCTCCCAACAGCCGCAAAAAGGCGTAATCGCTGAGTTCTGGGACTTCGTGATCCACAACAAGAAATGGTGGCTCACCCCCATCATCATCGTGCTGCTTCTCGTCAGCGCATTGGTCGTGCTCGGGGGGTCGGGCGCGGCTCCGTTTATCTACTCATTGTTCTAG
- a CDS encoding peptide ABC transporter substrate-binding protein, translating into MPTDITPIHVHRRFWSGLALLVVVLIAVGCGKRETAVEAGIRTQTLHIGNRAEPPDLDPQTNNSLVVSFIHEALFEGLVRLANDGATIRPGVAERWEISPDGLRYTFHLRADAAWSNGDLITAPDFVASFERFMNPQLGCEAVNFTYPIVGARDFVEGRITDFGLVGVEATDASTLEIRLRFRAPYFLSVLADKHFVPLHRSSVERFDGWNRRGGAWTKPGNLISNGPFALTEWKPNVVVAVAKNPHYWNAPAVKLNEVHFHPIEDPGTEERAFRSGQLHVTFSLPSSKVAAYMERQAPELHAMPLLQTNFISFMTTRAPFDDARVRQAFSLAIDRDQLLATVLKGQGDVASTYVRSGSGGYELPPFSRYDPATARRLLAEAGYPGGAGFPRQEFTLSSRDEDKLIYAQALQEMWRQTLGVEVQMVPTEFKVWLDVLRNRSFALTTDGWNMTVNDPSEMLALGVTGDPNNDANWSNADYDAAFAAIEQATTDEARRDAIIMCERIIGEEVPYAPVYHSVRNFLLHPSVQGWRGNTLQVIDWTAVSLHE; encoded by the coding sequence ATGCCGACTGACATTACCCCCATTCATGTTCACCGTCGGTTTTGGTCTGGTCTGGCGCTGCTGGTGGTAGTGTTGATCGCGGTCGGTTGCGGCAAACGTGAGACGGCCGTGGAAGCGGGGATTCGCACCCAGACCCTGCATATTGGCAATCGGGCCGAGCCACCCGATCTCGATCCCCAGACCAACAATAGTCTGGTCGTGAGTTTCATTCACGAAGCCCTTTTCGAAGGCCTCGTGCGACTCGCGAATGATGGCGCGACCATTCGCCCCGGCGTGGCCGAACGATGGGAGATTTCTCCCGATGGATTGCGCTATACGTTCCATCTCCGGGCCGATGCCGCGTGGTCGAACGGAGATCTGATTACAGCTCCCGATTTTGTCGCTTCGTTTGAGCGCTTCATGAATCCCCAACTCGGATGTGAAGCGGTGAACTTCACGTATCCGATCGTGGGGGCACGGGACTTCGTCGAAGGCCGCATCACCGATTTTGGATTGGTAGGCGTGGAGGCGACCGATGCGAGCACGCTGGAGATTCGCCTGCGGTTTCGGGCGCCGTATTTTCTCAGCGTGTTGGCGGACAAACATTTCGTGCCACTGCATCGATCGAGCGTCGAACGCTTCGACGGTTGGAACCGACGTGGCGGCGCGTGGACCAAACCCGGCAACCTCATCTCGAACGGCCCCTTCGCGCTCACGGAGTGGAAGCCCAACGTGGTGGTCGCGGTCGCGAAGAATCCGCACTACTGGAACGCGCCGGCCGTGAAGCTCAACGAAGTTCATTTCCATCCCATCGAAGACCCCGGCACGGAAGAGCGAGCGTTTCGGTCGGGCCAGCTTCATGTCACGTTCTCACTGCCGTCCAGCAAGGTGGCTGCCTACATGGAGCGACAGGCTCCGGAGCTGCACGCGATGCCGTTGCTGCAGACCAACTTTATTTCGTTCATGACGACAAGAGCGCCGTTCGACGACGCCCGCGTGCGCCAGGCTTTTTCACTGGCGATCGACCGCGATCAGCTGCTGGCCACCGTGCTCAAAGGGCAGGGTGATGTCGCGTCAACCTACGTGCGGTCTGGCTCTGGCGGATACGAACTGCCGCCGTTTTCGCGTTATGATCCCGCGACCGCCCGGCGTCTTTTGGCCGAGGCCGGTTATCCCGGCGGAGCCGGATTTCCGCGGCAGGAATTCACGCTCAGCAGCCGCGACGAAGACAAACTCATCTATGCCCAGGCCTTGCAGGAAATGTGGAGGCAAACGCTGGGCGTGGAGGTGCAGATGGTGCCGACCGAGTTCAAGGTGTGGCTCGATGTGTTGCGCAACCGTTCGTTTGCGCTCACCACCGACGGTTGGAACATGACGGTGAACGACCCTTCCGAAATGCTCGCGCTCGGCGTGACCGGCGATCCCAACAACGATGCCAATTGGAGCAATGCGGATTACGACGCCGCGTTCGCCGCCATTGAGCAGGCGACCACCGACGAAGCTCGTCGCGATGCCATCATCATGTGCGAACGCATCATCGGCGAAGAAGTTCCGTATGCGCCGGTCTACCACAGCGTGCGCAACTTCCTCCTGCATCCTTCGGTTCAAGGTTGGCGGGGCAACACCCTGCAGGTCATCGACTGGACGGCGGTATCGCTACACGAGTAG
- a CDS encoding arylsulfatase: protein MRDWLIGFALTAVAACCAQPNIVVLLADDQGWGDLGYHGHPTIRTPALDSLAHDGAHFERFYVQPVCAPTRAEFLTGRQAPRTGVIDVSEGAERLALREHTIADVFRAAGYATGCFGKWHNGSQHPYHPNTRGFDEFYGFTSGHWGSYFDATMDHNGELVTGSGYLADDITDHTLAFMAAQTEAGRPFLAYLAFNTPHAPMQVPDANWNDWADRDIPAEHRYSAREEREHTRAALAMVENLDANAGRVLAELERLGIADNTIVVYFTDNGPNGWRWNGDLKGRKASTDEGGVRSPLFVRWPGHIPPRTTVTPLASAVDLLPTLAELAAVDLHPPLPLDGASYAAVLTGTGDAPAPRPVFTSWRGAVSVRTQRFMLDAKGNLYDLAADIRQTEVVTDQHPAVAARLQQVVAAWREDIAATAAPAIPAIPVGHPAAAVTYLPARDAVLHGGLKRSNQYPNDSYVLNWRSTVDKLTWDIEVIEPDRFAVTIHYTARTPGAMLELTMNDAKSSGRIPTAWDPLETGMEHDRVPRAESYVKDFRAFSLGEIDLHRGPGKLTLTAPNFPGETALDFKRISLRRVN, encoded by the coding sequence ATGCGTGACTGGCTGATCGGATTCGCTCTCACCGCAGTCGCGGCGTGTTGCGCTCAGCCCAACATTGTGGTGCTGTTGGCCGACGATCAGGGCTGGGGTGACCTCGGCTATCACGGCCATCCCACCATCCGGACGCCGGCCCTCGACTCTCTGGCTCACGACGGCGCGCACTTTGAGCGGTTCTATGTGCAACCCGTCTGTGCCCCGACCCGCGCCGAATTCCTCACCGGTCGCCAGGCGCCGCGCACCGGCGTCATCGACGTAAGCGAAGGGGCCGAGCGACTGGCCCTGCGCGAGCATACCATCGCCGATGTGTTTCGCGCGGCGGGCTACGCGACCGGTTGCTTTGGCAAATGGCACAACGGCTCTCAGCACCCCTACCACCCGAACACCCGCGGATTCGACGAGTTCTACGGATTCACGTCCGGCCACTGGGGCAGTTACTTCGACGCGACCATGGATCACAACGGCGAGTTGGTCACCGGCTCCGGGTATCTGGCTGACGACATCACCGATCACACCCTCGCCTTCATGGCCGCACAGACCGAAGCAGGACGCCCGTTTCTGGCCTATCTCGCCTTCAATACACCCCACGCCCCCATGCAGGTCCCCGACGCCAATTGGAACGACTGGGCCGATCGCGATATTCCCGCTGAACACCGCTATTCCGCCCGCGAAGAGCGAGAACACACCCGCGCCGCACTCGCCATGGTGGAGAATCTCGATGCCAATGCCGGGCGCGTCCTCGCCGAGCTCGAACGCCTCGGCATCGCCGATAATACCATCGTGGTTTACTTCACCGACAACGGCCCCAACGGCTGGCGCTGGAACGGTGATCTCAAGGGCCGCAAGGCATCGACCGACGAAGGAGGTGTGCGCTCGCCTCTCTTCGTTCGCTGGCCCGGGCACATCCCACCTCGCACCACCGTCACTCCGCTCGCCTCCGCCGTGGATCTACTGCCCACGCTGGCCGAGCTCGCCGCAGTCGACCTGCACCCGCCCCTGCCGCTCGACGGAGCCAGCTACGCCGCCGTGTTAACCGGCACTGGCGACGCCCCCGCGCCGCGCCCGGTATTCACGTCCTGGCGCGGCGCGGTGAGCGTGCGCACTCAGCGCTTCATGCTGGACGCCAAGGGCAACCTCTACGACCTCGCCGCAGATATTCGCCAAACGGAGGTCGTGACCGACCAACATCCCGCCGTCGCCGCACGGTTGCAGCAGGTCGTCGCCGCCTGGCGCGAAGACATCGCCGCCACTGCCGCGCCCGCCATTCCCGCCATTCCGGTGGGCCATCCAGCCGCAGCGGTGACTTACCTGCCGGCTCGCGATGCGGTCCTGCACGGCGGCCTAAAACGCTCCAACCAATATCCCAACGACTCCTACGTGCTGAACTGGCGTTCGACCGTCGACAAACTCACGTGGGACATCGAAGTGATCGAACCCGATCGTTTCGCCGTAACCATACACTACACCGCCCGCACTCCGGGCGCGATGTTGGAACTGACCATGAACGACGCGAAGAGCAGCGGACGCATCCCCACGGCGTGGGATCCACTCGAGACCGGCATGGAACACGACCGAGTTCCGCGAGCCGAGTCCTACGTGAAAGATTTTCGCGCGTTTTCGCTGGGCGAAATCGATCTCCATCGCGGGCCCGGCAAACTTACGCTCACCGCTCCCAATTTCCCCGGCGAAACCGCCCTCGACTTCAAACGGATCTCGCTCCGTCGCGTAAATTGA
- a CDS encoding alpha/beta hydrolase, which yields MPTCLVSLADGRVADSPDNRASFHVVEFPSENATLRGRFYTPDDRPGPWPIVVMAHGYSATINGMVADRYAEQIHRAGFAVLLYDHRNFGISGGEPRQQINVWTQARGYRDAIDFIRTRPEIDPDRIVIWGDSMSGAEVIVVAAIDHRVAGIIAQIPGCGDEMPRADPTGEEFASIRETFLHGNIEATPENTRGPLPVVSFAPAIHPAIMQPDTAFRWFIEYGGRFDTGWENWVTHVTPQVPVAFDPGLCVRHIRAPLLMIVAYEDEMPYVRSDVARRVYELAPSTKQLLQIDGGHFGLLHYPSALFDEASQAQVDFLQAHFR from the coding sequence ATGCCCACTTGCCTTGTCTCTCTGGCCGATGGTAGGGTCGCCGACTCACCGGACAACCGGGCTTCCTTTCACGTGGTCGAGTTTCCGTCTGAGAACGCCACCTTACGCGGGCGATTCTATACGCCGGATGACCGGCCGGGCCCGTGGCCGATCGTCGTCATGGCTCACGGTTATTCCGCGACGATCAACGGCATGGTGGCCGATCGCTACGCGGAGCAAATTCACCGGGCGGGGTTTGCCGTCCTGCTTTACGACCATCGCAATTTTGGCATCAGTGGCGGTGAACCGCGCCAGCAAATCAACGTCTGGACGCAGGCGCGCGGCTACCGCGATGCGATCGACTTCATCCGCACGCGACCGGAAATCGATCCCGACCGCATCGTGATTTGGGGCGACAGCATGAGTGGCGCGGAGGTGATCGTCGTCGCCGCGATTGACCATCGGGTCGCGGGCATCATCGCCCAGATCCCGGGCTGCGGAGATGAAATGCCGCGCGCGGATCCGACCGGAGAAGAGTTCGCCTCCATCCGGGAAACGTTTCTTCACGGCAACATCGAGGCCACGCCGGAAAACACGCGTGGACCCTTGCCGGTCGTGTCGTTTGCACCCGCCATTCACCCCGCGATCATGCAACCCGACACCGCCTTTCGGTGGTTCATCGAATACGGCGGTCGGTTCGACACCGGTTGGGAGAATTGGGTGACGCACGTGACGCCGCAGGTTCCGGTGGCGTTTGATCCGGGGTTGTGTGTCCGGCACATTAGAGCGCCTCTGCTCATGATCGTCGCGTATGAGGATGAGATGCCCTACGTGCGTTCCGACGTCGCGCGGCGCGTTTATGAGTTGGCACCGTCGACGAAGCAGTTGCTCCAGATCGATGGCGGTCACTTCGGACTCCTGCACTACCCCAGCGCGCTTTTTGACGAAGCCAGCCAGGCGCAGGTGGATTTCCTCCAAGCCCACTTCCGCTGA
- a CDS encoding right-handed parallel beta-helix repeat-containing protein, with translation MRRFPLFVYAVLLALPLISSAAPSGGPYGPIQQTYALPQVEGTIYYVSPEGDAAAAGTKLSAPTTIETAIERVVTGDAIVLRGGTYRTGNLVFNQGITLQPYADEQPILKGTKVVTPEAAYKQRNGLYRIKWDTLFYLPPQPWWRRESSGNKTPLWLFNNDMVFVDGKALKTVGWEGDVEPGSFSVDYEHGNIYIDVDPAEHLVEITTFDNAFTRTTKEVHGKSNDGVGPIFRGLTMTQYAYRAIEIEGYDPEKISAESEHGKDIVGTTLEHCTITHCSRVAGYFRGDNMVFRHNLISDTSTEGIFILASNDTLLEKNIFRRNNVEGIEGYFPAAVKIFNQTRRVVVRDNLLYDNPGSNGIWYDVGNIDGVFINNWIQDSYNGFFFEISKGVTVAGNVFVNSGSWVLNSSGAKFYNNTYVNSIMRITRTPRSAQGDHFDWHPASGPDVDERFGHVARNNLFFSDGGLLEAHNMVSVTQEAELVDRLKNQTATFDHNAYVRTSAGPTELITWSPVATESGQATYATLGDLQDVVETVDPNGVELSDYDGPIFRSMQLQRYDLSPAFPAATAAGTIPGDVAELIGLDPAAGGAPGAYGTW, from the coding sequence ATGAGACGATTTCCCTTGTTCGTGTATGCCGTGCTACTCGCACTGCCCCTGATTTCATCCGCCGCGCCGTCCGGTGGACCTTATGGTCCGATCCAGCAGACTTACGCGCTGCCTCAGGTCGAAGGCACGATTTACTATGTGTCGCCCGAGGGAGACGCCGCCGCCGCCGGGACCAAGCTCAGCGCACCCACCACAATCGAAACTGCCATCGAACGCGTGGTGACCGGCGATGCCATTGTGCTGCGCGGCGGCACCTATCGCACCGGCAATCTCGTATTCAACCAGGGGATCACGCTCCAACCTTACGCTGATGAGCAACCCATCCTCAAAGGCACCAAAGTCGTGACGCCGGAGGCGGCCTACAAGCAGCGCAACGGTCTGTATCGGATCAAATGGGACACATTGTTCTACCTGCCGCCACAACCGTGGTGGCGCCGGGAGAGCAGCGGCAACAAGACGCCCCTGTGGCTGTTCAATAACGACATGGTTTTCGTCGACGGCAAGGCGCTCAAAACCGTGGGGTGGGAGGGCGATGTCGAGCCCGGTTCTTTCTCCGTCGATTACGAACACGGCAATATCTACATCGATGTGGATCCCGCCGAACACCTTGTGGAGATCACGACCTTCGACAACGCGTTCACCCGCACCACCAAGGAGGTGCACGGCAAATCCAATGACGGCGTCGGTCCGATATTTCGTGGCCTGACCATGACGCAATACGCTTACCGGGCGATCGAGATCGAGGGTTACGACCCAGAGAAAATTTCCGCGGAATCCGAGCACGGCAAAGACATCGTCGGCACCACGTTGGAGCATTGCACCATCACGCACTGTTCGCGGGTTGCCGGTTACTTCCGCGGCGACAACATGGTCTTCCGTCACAACCTCATCAGCGATACCAGCACGGAGGGCATCTTCATTTTGGCGTCCAACGACACGTTGCTCGAAAAGAACATCTTCCGCCGCAACAACGTCGAGGGCATCGAGGGGTATTTCCCGGCGGCCGTGAAGATCTTCAACCAAACGCGACGCGTCGTCGTGCGGGACAATCTTCTCTACGACAACCCCGGTTCCAACGGCATCTGGTATGACGTGGGCAACATCGATGGCGTGTTCATCAACAACTGGATTCAGGACAGCTACAACGGCTTCTTCTTCGAGATTTCGAAGGGCGTTACCGTCGCCGGCAACGTCTTCGTCAACAGTGGCTCCTGGGTGCTCAATAGCTCCGGCGCGAAGTTCTACAACAACACCTACGTGAACTCGATCATGCGCATCACGCGCACCCCGCGCAGCGCGCAGGGCGACCACTTCGACTGGCATCCCGCCAGCGGCCCAGACGTCGATGAGCGTTTCGGCCATGTCGCCCGCAACAACCTGTTCTTCTCCGACGGCGGACTGCTCGAGGCGCACAATATGGTCAGCGTCACGCAAGAAGCCGAGTTGGTCGACCGGTTGAAAAACCAAACGGCCACGTTCGACCACAACGCTTACGTGCGCACGTCTGCCGGTCCCACCGAATTGATCACGTGGTCGCCGGTCGCGACCGAATCCGGTCAGGCCACCTACGCGACGCTCGGCGACTTGCAGGATGTTGTTGAGACCGTGGACCCGAACGGCGTTGAGCTTTCCGACTACGACGGTCCGATTTTCCGCAGCATGCAGCTGCAGCGTTACGACCTCTCTCCCGCGTTCCCTGCCGCCACCGCCGCCGGGACCATCCCGGGCGACGTCGCCGAACTCATCGGTCTCGATCCTGCGGCGGGTGGTGCCCCCGGTGCCTACGGCACGTGGTAA
- the mgrA gene encoding L-glyceraldehyde 3-phosphate reductase produces the protein MTYLPASTRYDKMIYNRCGRSGLKLPAISLGLWHNFGGVTSFENARAMCQRAFDLGITHFDLANNYGPPAGSAEENFGQILATDFADLRDELIISTKAGYHMWDGPYGEWGSKKYLTASLDQSLQRMGLDYVDIFYSHRFDPETPLEETMGALSQALNSGKALYVGVSSYSAERTTEAAALLREFGDRCLIHQPSYSMLNRWVETEGLLRTLEDEGIGCIAFSPLAQGMLSNKYLNGNPPDSRVTANSSLSADFLSEENLANIKALHAIATARGQSLAQMAIAWVLRNPQVTSALIGASKVSQIEDCVGALANLDFTTEELTAIDQHARDGDLNLWKTSSDN, from the coding sequence ATGACCTACCTGCCTGCTTCGACCCGTTACGATAAGATGATCTACAACCGCTGCGGCCGCAGTGGTCTCAAACTCCCCGCGATCTCGCTCGGCTTGTGGCACAACTTTGGCGGCGTCACTTCGTTCGAGAACGCCCGGGCCATGTGCCAGCGCGCCTTCGATCTCGGCATCACTCACTTCGACCTGGCCAACAACTACGGCCCACCCGCCGGTTCCGCCGAAGAAAATTTTGGACAAATCCTCGCCACCGACTTCGCCGACCTTCGCGATGAACTCATCATCTCCACCAAGGCCGGCTACCACATGTGGGACGGTCCCTACGGCGAATGGGGCAGCAAAAAATACCTGACTGCCAGCCTCGACCAATCACTGCAGCGCATGGGTCTCGACTACGTCGACATTTTCTATTCGCACCGCTTCGATCCCGAGACGCCCCTCGAGGAAACCATGGGCGCACTTTCGCAGGCGCTCAATTCCGGCAAAGCACTCTACGTCGGCGTGTCTTCCTACAGCGCCGAACGCACGACCGAAGCCGCGGCCCTTTTGCGCGAGTTCGGCGACCGTTGTCTCATCCATCAACCCAGTTATTCCATGCTCAATCGCTGGGTCGAAACCGAGGGCCTGCTCCGCACGCTAGAGGACGAAGGCATTGGCTGCATCGCCTTCTCGCCGCTCGCCCAGGGCATGCTCTCCAACAAATACCTGAATGGTAATCCGCCCGACAGTCGCGTGACCGCCAACAGCTCGCTCAGCGCCGATTTCCTGAGTGAGGAAAATCTCGCCAACATCAAAGCGCTCCATGCCATCGCGACCGCGCGCGGACAATCGCTGGCACAGATGGCAATCGCCTGGGTCTTGCGTAATCCGCAGGTCACCAGCGCGCTCATCGGTGCGAGCAAAGTCTCCCAAATCGAAGACTGCGTCGGTGCCCTGGCCAACCTCGACTTCACTACCGAGGAGCTCACGGCCATCGATCAACACGCCCGCGACGGCGACCTCAATCTCTGGAAAACCTCCAGCGACAACTGA